From Paenibacillus sp.:
CCCAGCATCGTCAGCAGGCCGAGCACCAAGCCGATGCCGGTAATGATGCCGGAACCCGGAAATTTAAAGACGATCGCCGCCGTACCCGCGATCATAAAGCCCATGCCCGCCAGCATGAGCACCAATCCCCATAAGCGAAACTCGTTGACCTTGCTTGATTTCCAACGCATCCGATCGACTCCTCTTTATTATAAAAATGCTGACGGCCCAGCAGGAAACCGAGCGCAGCCGTAGAATACATGTTCTATATCCACATCTGCGGATCGTACACAATAATGGGGGAACGTGAGTTATGATCAAATCGATAGTCGAGCGGTTTTACATGCATAGGCCGGATATCATCGGCGCCGCGTTCATCGAGAAGCCGATGCAATTTTCCGCGCTGATCGACGGATTCGACGCGTTGATCATTGTGGTCACCGACGGCGATCGGCGGCTCAGCTACACCCATCATTATAGTAAAGACCAAACGTACATACAAGAAAGATGGTACGACCGGACGACGTTGGAGGCGCTGCTCGGCCCGGGAGGCAACCGCGACGTGCAGCAGTGGCTAATGACAGGGGAAATCGTGTTGGATCGAGAAGGATTTTTGCAAGAGAAAAGGGAGATGCTGCTCTCCGTGGCGCCGGATAAGCGCGAGCAGCGATTGTTCAAGGAGTTCGCGCTGTTCCTCCGACATTTTCTGCTTAGCCGGAATTTCTTGGAGGAAGGCGAAGTGCTCGACGCGCACAGCCATATTCTGCAGGCGGTCCACCATTGGGCGAAAATATCGGTCATCGAAAGCGGCGTCGTTCCGGAGTTGACCGTATGGAAGCAGGTCCGCAAAGCGAATCCGGGCATCTTCAAGCTGTACGAAGAACTGACGATGAGCAACGAGACGCTGGAGCAGCGCATCCGGCTCGCGCACCTCGCTTGCGATTTTTCGGTCATGTCCAAGTTGAAGGACTGCTGTCAGCCGCTGCTGCGCATTTTATCGAGCCGGTCGGAGCCGTGGAGCGCGACCGAGCTGGAGAACCATCCGGACCTGCGCACGATGCAGACGGAATTGCACCTGCTCTTGAAGAAACTCGTGCGCCGCAAATTGATCCAAGAGGTGTTTGTCGCGAGCGACGCGAACCTCGATATGTTGGAGATGCGGTATATCAGTTAACATACGGAAACCGAGAAGGGATTTGCCTACAGCAAATCCCTTGACTTTTGGTTTATTGATGTGGTAAATTATCTCCTGCACCTCAAAAAAGGGTCGCGCGGTTCGCCGGCGACGCCGAGAGCAGCGAAGAAAGAAAAAAATTCTTGTTGCAATCGGGCCCAGAAGTGTGATAGTATATA
This genomic window contains:
- a CDS encoding DUF2614 family zinc ribbon-containing protein, whose protein sequence is MRWKSSKVNEFRLWGLVLMLAGMGFMIAGTAAIVFKFPGSGIITGIGLVLGLLTMLGSMAIYFWAGMLSTSAVQLECPECGQMTKMLGKTDRCMYCNTILTLDPAQARDPQ
- a CDS encoding nucleotidyltransferase-like protein — protein: MIKSIVERFYMHRPDIIGAAFIEKPMQFSALIDGFDALIIVVTDGDRRLSYTHHYSKDQTYIQERWYDRTTLEALLGPGGNRDVQQWLMTGEIVLDREGFLQEKREMLLSVAPDKREQRLFKEFALFLRHFLLSRNFLEEGEVLDAHSHILQAVHHWAKISVIESGVVPELTVWKQVRKANPGIFKLYEELTMSNETLEQRIRLAHLACDFSVMSKLKDCCQPLLRILSSRSEPWSATELENHPDLRTMQTELHLLLKKLVRRKLIQEVFVASDANLDMLEMRYIS